In the Acanthochromis polyacanthus isolate Apoly-LR-REF ecotype Palm Island chromosome 20, KAUST_Apoly_ChrSc, whole genome shotgun sequence genome, CTAACGGCCCGTTGTAAAGATTGTAGCTTGAAAGAAAGCTGGTGAAACCGTGAACAGCCAGTATGATTGATGAATAAAACTGTTGCATagtcttgtttctgtttcaaagtgagATGATTGGATGTGACCTGACAACATCTTTGGAGAAGCGGCATCACATAGGCACATTGGTTTTGTTTAGAAAATGACAACTCTGATGGATGAGTGTACTTCCCGACCTGCAGGGAGTTTTAACAAAACCACATTATCTGGAAAAAATCAAGCAAACCCACCAGACTGGTACTGACAATAACAATACACACAACATATAGCAGCATCCTTTACAAATCAGGTTGATATGGAGCATAAtcatataaaataaatgcataacaATTTTACCCAATCattaaaaaagtacaaaatatgacaagacACCTCTCCAAAGCACCAATAAAAATGTGCCAcattaatataataaaaatgatacTCATTCTTAAGTGCCATTATATTGATATATCATACGATTTCTATAATCAATATACATACACAGATAGCTGACAAAGAGGCATAAAAATGgcacaaagggaaaaaaaaacaggtgtaATACTATTAATAAATATGTACAACAAAACAATCAgcaatatttacagtttctAACATTTCCTGCTAAAGCTTACAGAATGAAAATTCCATGAGAGTGAGTACAGACAGGTTCTCATTGTGAACATGTCAAGTTTTTGTTGCTGGGTTTACGTTGCCATGGTGACGACCTCTCAACCGCGAAGTGTAGCAAAAGCCAGAAGCATTTCAGTCATTGAGTTTGACAACATGGCTTGATTACCGCCTATTCAAGAGCCCCAAGTGCGCTTTTTTGTTTGGCGAAGCCGCCCTCGGGGGTTACTCAAATCACAGCGAACACCCGGAACGCCTTCCCTCCAGGAGGGTTCTGGAGGCTGCGGGGAGGAGAGGAACAAGAGGGGGAGAGTCAGTGTGGGTGTGGCATGTGTCAAGATACAGAACATGTCCCGGCCTTTTTGCAGAGAGATGGagatgacagacacacacaaacagacagactggCTTTTTGTGGAGAGGCGTCCACGTCTGTGTGTTGTCTGACACCCCGATGACAGATAGGACACAAACAAGATAGAGGCTGGAGCTACCTGAGAAAGCAGACACGGGGGACTTCACGTGTTAATCCAACAAAGACAGACATGTTGCAAAGTTGAAGTAGACAGATAAATGATGGGCAAACGTCAGATGTCTCAGCAGGGTTATAAAGATAAATGAAGTGGAGAGCGACAAGAGAAGAGAGAgcagatgaaaagagaaaggGGAAGGCCTTGGAGTAAATGAGATGGTGGACCTCTACATAGGTCATGTTCACAATAGTCTTTCAGTAGACTACAAAACAATCCAAAGTAGGTGCAATTCAATATCTTTTATAAACTGGAACAGACTACACAGTATGTGGGTCATTTCTAACTTTGAAGAGAGGCTGTATGGGCCTGTGACCTTAATGCTGTAGGAAGGTGGTACAGCATGGATTCAACACGCTTTTATTTTATAAGCATCAACAACGTCTTGACTGAGCAGTGGTTTTATTAAAAACGGTCCCTTCTTTGATATCAGAGACAGACATCAGAGTCGGAATCATGACTCATGCGTCGCATCTGCTCACTCCTCTTCATTCAGAAGAGTGAGatgaaaaaatgtgtacacagcATAGATTTGAATTGAGTGAGTACTTTATTGCCTGACTTAAGCTCCTTAACATTCCAACAGTCACCGTACAAACCGATGATGTCTCTTGTTTCCTGCTCTGTGTTGCACGTGGCGCCAAACAGGCCAGTCGACTCCAAACACTCCTCATCGGCGCAGACACAGAAAAACGGTGGGGTGGTACAAGCAAACACGTAGAAATATGTCGACAAGGAAGtgctttgcttttaaaatgGCTATTTTCTAGCTGAGGTGCTTTATCTCATGTTTGGTGCTGTCTCTGACCGAGTAAAACACTGCTAAACTGGGATTAACTGCTCTCTGTGAAAGTACTTTCTAGGAATGTGGATGTGTGAcatattttattatcttttcAGCTTTTACTAAACCtagctttcatttcattttaatctaCATGGTCGACGTAGTCTCTGATTTTGTGCTTGTAGCGGTTCAGATGCAGCAAACCAGTGATGCTTCCCTCTCCTGATGAGCAGCTCTTAAGCCCTGTTCATATGAGACCAGTATTACCTGGAGACTCCGTGTAATTTAGAAATTACCCcccactttgtgttttgtgtggtgGGGTTGCACAAGATAAGCAATGTCACAAATTACTGACATTATCCTCGGATATGACATTAGACGGCTGCCATATAATAACTTCTGAGACTgttgaaaaacagcaaaatgtccCCTACCCCATGCTGCCATGCATGTCATCCATCTAATCatctttacagatttttctcgTCTGATGGAGTTCAGCGTTCTCTTTTTGTGAGCATATTTCCATGCTGTATGGAGGCATAAGCCTACTGATTTGGCAACCAAAATGCAGTCCAAATTTTCATTTCTAATTGCCAGCACAACCAACTCTCAAGATTCATTTGGCACCAATTTGCTGATTTGCCCTAATATTATCACAAAAGCTCTGTCTTTGGTGAAATATGGTACGTTATTTGTAGTCCAATATCCACTTCACAAACTACAGGCATGGCAGTTTTGCACAGGATTAAGATAACAGACAATTTCTGTAACTATTAAAAATTACTAGAAGTCACCAAGTAATACTAGTCTCATGTGAACAGGGCTTTACTCTTCCAACTTTAGAACAACTGCCCCACTTGTGGAAACAATTCTAACCTGATAAGTTGGTCTTTATGAGGTTAACGTTACAGCCTTGTTACAGACTGGCTCCAAAAGCCCCTTGACCCTCATGCAAAATTAGCcaactttaaaacacaaataaacatgtttacagcctggtacaaaaaaCGGTTTTAGTCTCCATAGCTAATGCTCCATTCATGACATCTGTAAGGAGGGTGAATTTCTACACAactgtttaaattgtattaaaacTTAACATTATGAATAATTAGGGCTGCTTTGATTGAGGGGTGGGTGCTGTCATAAAATGTTTATGGCCTACCTCTGCTCCACTTCCACTCCATCTCtcagctcatttttggattcgCTGTGAGTTAACAGGGGTCAGGTACTAAATGGTGACAGCACCACATAGCTGTTCAGGAGACCTATAAGTGACATTTAGAAGGGTTCTTCCATCTTTCTATACAGTTAAAGGACTAAATCTGAGGGAGTCCTTCTtccaaaaaatactaaattgtAGCCTGCATAGGATGAACTATGTCAGGCATTTTTTATAACAAGGTTTATCAAATACAAATGAGTCCATTATTTCCtttgcattttctttccttAATCTTATTCGGCTTGAGTTCATCCACCCTATTGTTTGGACTAAGCTAAAACTGTCTAAATTGCACCTAGTATCGATCCCATTCGTAATAAATGCCACAGGATCCAGTTTACTCAATGCAAAGGCTTTGCCTTTTCACTGCTTTGTGtccttatttatttgttttattctttatctGAGCCACTATATTAAGCTTTCCTCAGCTGTTGACTGGTTGTCCTTTCTGATGTactaccacaaaaaaacaaaccactcCCAGAACTACATAAAAACGCACTAATCTTCTCTACTCTAATTGCTAAGCAATTAATTATTTTGAACTAGGAGCATGTTAATTACCTTCCCATGTGCACTGCATGAGGGATGTAATGAACTGTCTGCATCTTGAAAAGATTTGGTCCACAAGGAGGAAAGAGTGGATAAATTTCTCTCTACCTGAGAGCCATTGATTTCTTACTCCTTCTCTCTGGGCCCCAGTGAATTAACCTCTTCACTTTATTTCTAAGTTTTAAGACAGAATCCCTAAACAATTATCTACAATGGTTTACCAGAAAGCTTGTAAACCAtgatgctttattttgtttattacagTGTGCTTTAATTTAAGTTAAACTGAATAACACTGCAGTATATATAGAACTTGTTTCTGCTAATTTAAAGTACTATTATTTTCGGTGTTGTTACAATGGGGACAATATGTTTTAAATGACATGAGGGTTTTGTTGTGAAAATATAACTTAAGTATGTTTCCAGGAAAAAACACATATAGCACtttgtacacacacataccacCCACTTAGTCATCTTAGTTTCTTGTATATTAGCCATCTCATACCTCTCTGAGAAGATGCCGTTTTGGTACGAGGCAATGTAGTGTTTCCGCTTGTCCACCGGCATCACATCGATGTAACCGCCCACGTCATTCCTGATGACTCCAGCGTGGACTGCTGCCCGACATATACTGGACTTCTACAGGATCACGCCAAAGGGAAAGGTAGGAAAATGTCAGAAACGGTGAACCATTTTTGTCTCTAAATTCATGCGAAGCACTGatgacctaaaaaaaaaaaaggtacttacatcagagtatattctGGTGCCGATAACTCGGGATATGCGAGGATTCTCTTCTAAACAGTTTCTTGGGCAGTATAacctaaaaatacaacaatttgaCAGCGGTGACAGCTCAAATACACATGAATCTGGGGTAAGGGACTGATGTAGTGCAGCAAGATTCATACCTTGGACAATGTTTGGACGGCCTTTCATACGGACAAAGCTGTGCAACTGTGGTCTCACATGTGATAGCTTTAActgtaagacaaaaaaaaacgagGTGTCAACAGACATGCCTACTGCATAGCTTAGAGTAATtctatttaaaatataacacaTTTAGAAtaacagtgtcacattttcagactaACCTGCCACTCTGGAAACTGTAAAGGAGTTTGCACTTTGATATTTTCTGTCaagcaaaaatgcacaaaacaacatcagatgtcattatttacttttactttcaaTATATTCTACCAGTGTCACCGTGAaatatcattattatcatcTCACCCTAGTGACTGAACTCCATTCTTGTTGGATTTGATGAAAAACTCCTTTCTGCCTTGTCTtgtcacatccatccatcctccatcattATCTATGACACCAGCATGTAGACCGGCTCTGCACACACTCGAttgctgcaagaaaaaaaagaaaagaaaagaaagagacattttattgacagcatagttgacatttactttttcattttatgtcctCTCTCCCCTTGTACCTTTCTGCAGGCATCCCTGACATCGGCGCAGCATGGTTTTGATCTGCGGTTACTGGCCTCGCTGACCTGcacactgtttttttgtttgttgtttctcaatgctcatcttttctctctccGCTCTCTTCTCACCccaactggtcgaggcagatggtCGCACAACCTGACTCTGGTTCTCTCGGATGTTTCTTCCCgataaaatacatgttttttttcttcccactgttCCCATGTGCTTGCTCAAAGGGGAACTGCTGGGTTTCTCTACATATTACTGTAAGatataaataaagctgaatcGGACTAAACAATGTTTCTGACGCAGTAGTTAAGAAGCTGCAAGGCGCTTTTTGATCAAGCTGTTATTTGGCAGTGGCTATTGTTAGAACGCATTCAGACTACATATTATGGGTTAAGCCAAGCTCACAGTGCACAATATCAGCATGAAAACAGACTGGCCCAAAAGACAAAGGGAGCTGGGAGCAACAGTGGTGCTTCAGGCATGGCAATTTATCTTTCGATCCTGTGTAGGGTAGCACAGTTGACAACAACCAATGCCACATCGCGGATGCCTCACGAAATCCCATCAAAGAGACTAAGGTGTACACATCTTTTGTTACCTTCTCTTAAATCTTCCACAGAGCCTCCATAACATTGACCAATTGAGTGTTCTTCTGTGGACAACATAGctaagtgaaaaatgagctagAGGACAGACaaccagtgtttttttttttcagtttctgggcAGCCAGAATCAAACACACAACTCTGGACGCCCCTCTTTTTTCACACTGCTGTCTCTGGTAGTTGTTTATGATGATGCAGGTTGAGAAGCTAAGACTGACCAGGGACCACTGTGCGATCTGTCATATCTCTTGGCCAAGTCACAACAAGAATTTATGACTTGATCGTCGCCCAATCTGACACAGTGACCATCTTAGAAAAAATATTGTGTAGTTTGAACCAGCAACTCACCATTTCAAAGTACACTGTCCCAACTACTTTCCCTGTAGCATCTAGGCATCCGGCTGGACACTCATATCTGTAgaataaagcataaaaaacaTGTGAATACAGACTGTTGTTCTCCATTGTggtttctgatttttttaaaactatgttCATCCTCACTGTACCTATTGCATGTTGTTCCTTTACACTGATCCCGAAGCTTGGTGTCACAGGTCACTAGCTGAGCTGAAACGCAGAAACACAAAGGCTTTTGAGCGCTCGTACAGGACACGACGTGTAAGAACCAGCAGCTCTGATGCAGATGACTAGTTTCTAAAAGCCTGAGCTGAGCGAAAACCCAGCGGAGACATTGCTGTGACACTTCAAGAACCAAAGACAAGAATTCCTGCAACAAGGTTCAGGGTGGTCAGCAATACTGGAGGAAGTGTCTCATCTTACAAGCACAGGCCCCATGTGCAGCAGAGAGGAagccatttaaaaacaacagcgAGCCCCCTCTCACCCTCCCCAACCCTTCTCAGCCAGccaaaaccaaacacacactcaggggACCAGGCTAAAATAGACCTCCCCTCCCTGCTCCAAAGAGTGCCTTGCAATATTAACTACACTTCACAAACTGTCAGGGTTAATCAGGGAGATGGCAGATAAAGGCTACAGAACATCAAGGCAATTTAAGATAAAttgcaagaaaaatatttccGGTCAAGATCTATTTTTTTAACACTTGTTATCCGTTATTGCCTGCTCAACACTGAGGGAGAAGCTATTCTCAATTTCTTTGACCCCATTTTtcaaagcagttttctttacaGTACAGTATTGCGCTGGATTTCCACTCTCTGCCGCTCCCACTCTTTAAACCATATCCCACACCCCCATTTTGAgatgaaattagacagaaataGAATAAAGAGTTAAATGGCAGCTTACACATCTGCTGTGTGTTGACCACCTCATTCTCATTCTGCAGGTCCTCTGTGGGGGGcttggtgggggctggggcggggGGACTGGGAGGCTCAGGCTTGGAGGCCCGGGACCGGGGCTTGGTAGTGCGGGGGGCCTCTGGCTCAATGaagttgttttcttctgtttcctcttGCGGACGGTTAGAACTGTCATCTTCAactaaagtgacaaaaacagggCATGATGAGCAGCTATTCCTTCGAGCTTTCCTGCTCTGTTCCTCTCTGTGTGGCTCAGGCATACCTTTGTAGCAGAGGTTGTCCTTGCATCCTCCTCCATAGCTGGGAGGACAGGCAGAACAGGGGGTCCCATGTTTGTAGGGTGCATGGCCCCACCAGTTTCCCCTGTTCAGATGACAAAACAAGCAAGGATTAATGAATAGAATACAGACTATTtacacaaaactgacattttttatgCCGTTTTAATATCAAGTATACTTGAAAACACACTTCAAATTCAGCTGTAATGATACTGTGATATGACATATTAAAAGATTCCTGTCGCTCTTGCAGCTTGTAATTCAGCGTGCTTACTTTGGTGAATAGTTGCAGACCAGATAAACAGCTTTCGTCCAAATCTGTCCCCACACATTCATGTTGTAACAGACATTGACAGCACAGCCGATCCGACTGCTGGTGGCCCAAACCAGCTGCAAAAGAATGACAAGAATGACGGCTATTGGAAGACAAATGACTGACAGAAATGTGCTTTAAGTAACTAAAATCTTCAAAAGGTATGCTCCAGATCTACCTACCTGTGTGTAATGTGTGCAAACCGGGCCAGAGCATCTGAAGGGACAGTAGGGATTACACTCCTGAGGATAAGGGAAGGAGTAGTCTTTCACTTCGTCATACCAGGCCTGCACATGGAACGTGGGCGGACGATACCTGGAGAGATCAGTTAGCAAACCCTTGATAGCAATGTtccaaacatttctttttatctctgTTGGTGTGGGTGCTGGCATAACGCCGTTTTTCGCATTATGCAAGCTCCAACTACACTCTCTAAATGAtctaacacacacatactgtataatATGTGACCCTAAGTGCAAGAGCATACTTTTATAGCTCCTTATTATGATGCATACATGTGGCTTGCAAAGCAGCGCAAATGGTCAATTATTTGTCATTGAGCAGAGGGCGAGAAGAGATGCTTTTGTGTATAAAAACATTACGTAATTTGCACTACATTTAGCTATACAACAAACATACGCAGTTACCATCCACTGAGAAACACACTGGTGTACCACATCTGTCAAGACTGTTCAAAGTGGAAATCAAGTTTTTGTGCTCCGTAACCAAGGACACTGATCTGGCACCAGGTGTTGCGAGTTAATCTGATTAGAATCAAGCAGACATCTTGACTGTGGAGTGATATGATTAGATGTGGAACAAGAGTCTCTCATGTGAAGCAGCGCTGTTTTCTATCTCTATGGGAGACCACGAACAAACAAAACGCCTAAGAGCGTGTATTGTGTGCGACTCCATTGGCCTTAtacacagcagtgtgtgtttgaaggCTGACAGGTGCTTACACAGTAAGTAAATACCACTGATGGTTGTGTAAATTAAATGCTCACGGCTGGTTGTTTGGGAAATGCAGCAAAAGCATAGGATATCAGTGTGCCCTCAGTATGAATGTGTCAGCATTAGGACTTGAGTGAAACTGTTCTGCAAACTGTAATGAGTTgatattgtcattttttcagaGCTAAATTGTTCACATGAAGCAAAACAGCACAGTCTGCTCTTATGCTAGCTTTAGTTGTACTAAAGGAAAACTCCCTGGTTActgtgtaatgtttttttttaattctataaAATGTTTAACTATTGTCTTAGTAAACTTAGGTCAAGTTTATTTCTATCTATAAATTTTGGCTTTGTTGAGAGCACAATGAGtggattttgtgcattttactGCACTTAATTGGCCTTTTAACAAGCTCCCCAGCCATCAAAATGGGGCTGTTAGTGGCTATTCGtcaatttttttaattgctttaaACAATTTACCTGAGGGTAAAGACATATTAACTGataagacagaagaagaaggtcgTGCATGTCAGAAAAAGTGTTGTAgtttagctgtagtacctggttgttccactaGGTGAAGCCTCTTACTGTTAAATACtgtaccatagactgtatataaagtggatgtagcatctggctccaaaactgaagcccacccggaagtgtcaaaaacttgcaatatcacgccgtccgctagggttggctccaaaaagcttttgctccatagaccccaattcatttttggaaaaaataaaatttgatagactgattttctgcagctcaggattttttttcccgttagttttcatggtcaaaatgagagatcaggtggccgatcttaaaataaatcaatactgaattttaaataaat is a window encoding:
- the crispld1a gene encoding cysteine-rich secretory protein LCCL domain-containing 1 translates to MRRLSLHWLRGVSLLLLLQMTTSMVMLPNSTGWQQILDKYLDEDGDWWEAKQRGKRAITDSDAQLILDLHNKLRSQVYPPASNMEYMVWDTELERTAEEWAETCLWEHGPASLLPQIGQNLGAHWGRYRPPTFHVQAWYDEVKDYSFPYPQECNPYCPFRCSGPVCTHYTQLVWATSSRIGCAVNVCYNMNVWGQIWTKAVYLVCNYSPKGNWWGHAPYKHGTPCSACPPSYGGGCKDNLCYKVEDDSSNRPQEETEENNFIEPEAPRTTKPRSRASKPEPPSPPAPAPTKPPTEDLQNENEVVNTQQMSQLVTCDTKLRDQCKGTTCNRYECPAGCLDATGKVVGTVYFEMQSSVCRAGLHAGVIDNDGGWMDVTRQGRKEFFIKSNKNGVQSLGKYQSANSFTVSRVAVKAITCETTVAQLCPYERPSKHCPRLYCPRNCLEENPRISRVIGTRIYSDKSSICRAAVHAGVIRNDVGGYIDVMPVDKRKHYIASYQNGIFSESLQNPPGGKAFRVFAVI